A window of Trueperaceae bacterium contains these coding sequences:
- a CDS encoding Gfo/Idh/MocA family oxidoreductase, which produces MTTSASRPLRAAIVGAGGISANHHAGYVEAGVEVVALCDPAPAALAARAAAWGVARAYPDYEAMFAAGGFDVVSIAAPTAVHHPATLAAAAAGVSVLVEKPMALDLRLADEMIAACKEAGVVLMVNHQLRSSGPGSKARELIAAGAIGRVTHVRLRQAHDWGGVGVRPSFATKASSGGGTLLDNGCHLADLARYFGGTVAEVYARVATLKYAVEVEDTAHVSMTYSDGSLGLIEAAWTATGWEEGFWVYGTEGALECTNRYGPQNLRHVYRASPGTAWDRTDVTTFEFTGAPSHTRHVLAFVAAVRGEAPVVCSGEDGREAVRLILAAYASAAANAPVRLDAFAG; this is translated from the coding sequence GTGACGACGAGCGCGAGCCGGCCCCTGCGCGCCGCCATCGTCGGGGCGGGCGGCATCTCCGCCAACCATCACGCGGGCTACGTCGAGGCGGGAGTGGAGGTGGTGGCGCTCTGCGACCCGGCGCCGGCCGCCCTCGCTGCTCGCGCCGCGGCGTGGGGCGTCGCCCGGGCCTACCCCGATTACGAGGCGATGTTCGCCGCCGGTGGCTTCGACGTGGTGAGCATCGCCGCCCCCACCGCCGTCCATCACCCCGCCACGCTAGCGGCGGCCGCCGCCGGCGTCAGCGTGCTCGTCGAGAAGCCCATGGCGCTCGACCTGCGGCTGGCAGACGAGATGATCGCCGCCTGCAAGGAGGCCGGGGTCGTGTTGATGGTCAACCATCAGTTGCGCTCGAGCGGCCCCGGCAGCAAGGCGCGCGAGCTGATCGCGGCAGGCGCCATCGGCCGCGTGACGCACGTGCGGCTGAGGCAGGCGCACGACTGGGGCGGCGTCGGCGTGCGACCGTCGTTCGCCACCAAGGCCTCCTCGGGCGGCGGGACCCTGCTCGACAACGGCTGCCACCTCGCCGACCTGGCCCGCTACTTCGGCGGCACCGTGGCCGAGGTATACGCGCGCGTGGCGACCCTCAAGTACGCCGTCGAGGTCGAGGACACGGCGCACGTGAGCATGACCTACTCGGACGGCTCCCTCGGCCTGATCGAGGCCGCCTGGACGGCCACGGGCTGGGAGGAGGGCTTCTGGGTGTACGGCACGGAGGGCGCCCTCGAGTGCACCAACCGCTACGGGCCGCAGAACCTGCGCCACGTCTACCGCGCCTCGCCGGGAACCGCTTGGGACCGCACCGACGTCACCACCTTCGAGTTCACGGGCGCGCCGTCGCACACGCGCCACGTCCTGGCGTTCGTCGCCGCGGTGCGCGGGGAGGCGCCCGTGGTCTGTAGCGGCGAGGACGGCCGCGAGGCCGTGCGCCTGATCCTGGCGGCCTACGCCAGCGCCGCTGCCAACGCGCCCGTGCGGCTCGACGCGTTCGCGGGCTGA